One Owenweeksia hongkongensis DSM 17368 genomic region harbors:
- a CDS encoding amino acid carrier protein, producing the protein MRKAIPLLSFLFLSLLNLQAQNPPLVIEDLKIDNVSNQINDATAEIDVKGGTPPYRYYWSKTSTDTNASKSNGLTEGISHSVTVRDAVGTELSREFEVESESVAETFNGTFKPIVDVFASVIFWDPFYAMGMYDNKVYTDDGQVVKNPNGTVRTNQIPFIVIWLIFGALFFTIRMGFINFWGWRHSIALVRGKFDEDDAPGEVTHFQALATAVSATVGLGNIAGVAVAISVGGPGATFWLVLAGLLGMASKFTECTLGVKYRDIGADGVVEGGPMRYLRKGLAARNMGGLGKVLAVVFAILAIGASFGGGNMFQANQAYEQLSSQFPMLQGMGPYFGVFLAVLVGVVILGGIQSIAKVTEKIVPFMAGLYVLAALIIVFKNIGNVGHAFTLIIDGAFAPSAMLGGFIGVLVQGFRRAAFSNEAGVGSAAIAHSAAKTKHPVSEGFVALLEPFIDTVVVCTLTALVLIFTGFYQDDGMGGAQLTSQAFGSVISWFPYVLVLAIFLFAFSTMISWSYYGLRAWTFLFGRSKVTEIVYKLIFLVFIVIGSSVSLGAVLDFSDMMILAMALPNIIGLLLLSGEVRSDLKSYWKKFKNGEILETKK; encoded by the coding sequence ATGCGTAAAGCAATACCGCTGTTATCATTTCTATTTCTTAGCCTATTAAATCTTCAAGCGCAAAACCCTCCCCTTGTTATTGAAGACCTCAAAATCGACAACGTAAGCAATCAAATCAATGATGCTACTGCCGAAATTGATGTAAAAGGCGGAACACCTCCTTATAGATATTATTGGTCAAAAACCAGTACTGACACCAATGCCAGCAAAAGCAATGGCTTGACAGAAGGCATTTCGCATTCAGTTACCGTACGCGATGCTGTCGGCACAGAACTAAGCCGTGAATTTGAAGTTGAGTCAGAATCTGTTGCCGAAACTTTTAATGGAACATTCAAACCAATAGTGGATGTGTTTGCATCGGTAATTTTTTGGGACCCATTCTATGCAATGGGGATGTATGATAATAAAGTGTACACTGACGATGGTCAAGTTGTAAAAAATCCAAATGGAACTGTACGCACCAATCAAATTCCATTTATTGTAATCTGGTTGATTTTTGGCGCACTGTTTTTCACCATCCGAATGGGCTTTATCAACTTTTGGGGATGGCGCCACTCCATTGCCTTGGTTCGAGGAAAATTTGACGAAGATGATGCACCGGGTGAAGTAACTCACTTTCAAGCTTTGGCTACAGCCGTAAGTGCTACCGTAGGACTTGGAAATATTGCGGGTGTTGCCGTAGCAATTTCTGTAGGTGGCCCTGGAGCTACTTTTTGGCTGGTTCTTGCCGGATTACTCGGTATGGCTTCCAAATTTACAGAGTGTACACTTGGAGTAAAATACCGTGACATTGGCGCTGACGGTGTAGTAGAAGGTGGCCCAATGCGCTACTTACGTAAAGGACTTGCAGCTAGAAACATGGGCGGACTTGGTAAAGTATTGGCCGTAGTTTTTGCAATTCTTGCTATCGGTGCCAGCTTTGGTGGTGGTAATATGTTTCAGGCCAATCAGGCGTATGAGCAGCTTTCCAGCCAATTTCCAATGCTACAAGGTATGGGTCCATACTTCGGTGTTTTCTTAGCTGTTTTGGTGGGAGTTGTTATCCTTGGTGGAATTCAAAGTATTGCTAAGGTTACTGAAAAAATTGTTCCTTTTATGGCTGGTCTTTACGTGTTAGCAGCTTTAATTATTGTTTTCAAAAACATTGGAAATGTAGGTCATGCCTTCACCCTTATTATTGATGGCGCTTTTGCTCCATCTGCCATGCTTGGTGGATTTATCGGAGTTTTGGTTCAAGGGTTTAGAAGAGCGGCATTCTCTAACGAAGCTGGTGTAGGTTCTGCCGCCATCGCTCACTCTGCCGCAAAAACCAAGCATCCTGTAAGCGAAGGTTTCGTTGCACTTTTAGAACCATTTATCGATACTGTAGTAGTTTGTACTCTTACCGCTTTGGTTTTAATTTTTACCGGCTTCTACCAGGATGACGGTATGGGTGGCGCACAATTGACATCACAAGCTTTTGGTAGCGTTATCAGTTGGTTCCCCTACGTGCTTGTGTTGGCTATTTTCCTTTTTGCCTTCTCTACCATGATTAGCTGGAGCTATTACGGTTTGCGTGCATGGACTTTCCTATTCGGACGTAGCAAGGTTACCGAAATCGTATACAAATTGATTTTCCTTGTATTTATCGTAATTGGTTCATCTGTAAGTTTAGGAGCCGTACTCGACTTTTCAGATATGATGATACTCGCCATGGCTTTGCCTAACATTATCGGTCTACTGCTCCTTAGCGGAGAAGTTCGCTCCGACCTGAAATCCTACTGGAAAAAGTTTAAAAACGGAGAAATCCTGGAAACGAAGAAATAA
- a CDS encoding ABC transporter ATP-binding protein — MKTEEKKARMSKDTLKKSLKLYKYIKPYRGEFAVGLVFLLLSSLANLAFPKYLGELVDATNSDSIVENIQQISLILIGILIIQAIVSFFRVVLFVNVTEKTLASLRQATYTHLIKLPITFFNQKRVGELNSRISSDISLLQETFTTTLAEFIRQLVIIFGGIAILLYTSPQLTLFMLAVVPVVVVLAIFFGRFIRKFSKMAQQQVAESNTIVEETLQGIFNVKAFANEFLEIARYRTKTKEVAQTGMKGGKYRGAFSSFIILGMFGAIVAVIWQGVNLIAQGELQTGELFSFVIYSGFIGASIGGFANVYASIQKALGATEELMEILEEPTEDLQEEETKSELQNFSGKVTFKNLSFTYPNRKDIPVLKEINFKALPGQQIALVGPSGAGKSTMVSLILRFYNPTSGHLLFDDKDATEYGLSELRNQMAVVPQDVFLFGGSIRENIAYGKPDASEEEIIEAAKKANAWEFIQDFPEKLDTLVGERGVQLSGGQRQRVAIARAVLKNPKILILDEATSALDSESERLVQDALDKLMIGRTSIVIAHRLATVRQADAIVVLEKGQVKEIGTHEELLNIEEGIYRNLSQLQFTT; from the coding sequence ATGAAGACAGAAGAAAAGAAAGCTCGCATGAGCAAAGACACTCTTAAGAAGTCACTTAAGCTCTATAAATACATAAAACCTTACCGCGGTGAATTTGCTGTTGGATTAGTATTCCTTTTGCTTTCGAGTTTGGCCAACCTGGCTTTCCCAAAGTACTTGGGTGAGCTTGTAGATGCTACCAATAGCGATAGCATCGTTGAAAACATCCAGCAGATTTCCCTTATACTTATCGGGATTCTAATTATTCAGGCCATTGTGTCTTTCTTTCGCGTAGTCCTGTTTGTAAACGTTACCGAAAAAACTTTGGCCTCTTTGCGCCAAGCTACCTATACACACCTTATAAAGTTGCCCATCACCTTTTTCAATCAAAAGCGTGTAGGTGAATTGAACAGCCGCATTTCTTCTGACATTTCACTTTTACAGGAAACCTTCACTACCACTTTGGCGGAATTCATTCGTCAATTGGTGATAATTTTTGGAGGTATTGCCATCTTGCTTTACACCTCTCCACAGCTTACACTTTTCATGCTAGCCGTAGTTCCGGTAGTCGTGGTATTGGCCATTTTCTTCGGTCGTTTTATCCGTAAGTTTTCTAAAATGGCGCAGCAGCAAGTAGCGGAATCCAATACGATTGTGGAGGAAACTTTGCAGGGAATTTTTAATGTGAAGGCTTTCGCCAATGAGTTTTTAGAAATAGCCAGATACCGCACCAAGACTAAAGAAGTAGCCCAAACTGGAATGAAAGGCGGCAAGTATCGCGGGGCTTTCAGTTCATTTATAATATTAGGAATGTTTGGTGCTATCGTTGCCGTAATCTGGCAAGGTGTGAATCTTATCGCTCAAGGCGAATTACAAACCGGAGAGCTTTTCAGCTTTGTGATTTACTCAGGGTTTATTGGAGCTTCTATTGGTGGGTTTGCCAATGTGTATGCTAGCATCCAAAAAGCACTTGGAGCTACCGAAGAGCTGATGGAAATTTTGGAAGAGCCTACCGAAGATCTTCAGGAAGAAGAAACAAAGTCGGAGTTGCAAAACTTTTCCGGTAAGGTTACTTTCAAAAACTTGTCTTTCACCTACCCCAATAGGAAAGACATTCCTGTATTAAAGGAAATCAACTTTAAAGCTTTACCCGGTCAGCAAATTGCTTTGGTAGGACCGAGTGGAGCCGGAAAGTCTACCATGGTATCTTTGATTCTACGTTTTTACAACCCTACTTCTGGTCATTTACTTTTTGATGATAAGGATGCCACTGAATATGGACTGAGCGAACTGCGTAACCAAATGGCGGTCGTACCTCAGGACGTTTTCCTTTTTGGCGGAAGCATACGCGAAAACATTGCTTATGGTAAGCCCGATGCCTCGGAAGAAGAAATTATAGAAGCGGCCAAAAAAGCCAATGCCTGGGAATTTATTCAAGACTTCCCCGAGAAGTTAGACACCTTGGTTGGCGAACGTGGCGTTCAGCTTTCAGGAGGTCAGCGCCAGCGCGTGGCCATTGCCCGTGCGGTTCTCAAAAATCCAAAGATTCTTATTTTGGATGAAGCTACCTCAGCACTAGATTCAGAATCAGAAAGATTAGTGCAAGATGCGCTTGACAAACTTATGATTGGCCGTACATCTATTGTGATTGCTCACCGCCTCGCCACCGTACGTCAGGCAGATGCCATAGTAGTTCTTGAAAAAGGCCAGGTAAAAGAAATTGGAACGCACGAGGAATTGCTCAATATCGAAGAGGGAATTTATCGTAATCTCAGCCAGCTTCAGTTTACCACCTGA
- a CDS encoding ComEA family DNA-binding protein: protein MWKGLKEIFNYNKKQRNGLLILIAVALGIQLFLYFSDIFVEPLPEEDTARFAAVVKNWEREKDSVENYSSTNEVALFDFDPNIADREEFEALGLRPFLAERIIKYRNKGGQFYKKEDLLNIYGMDSTWYSQLAPYVDIEGAERIESFTKKEKKLNLKPFKINSVSQAELESYNIKEWQAKRIITFREKVHPFKTKEELFKVYGFDSAFVKELLPFVVIDEMEEESTPTEMVKVEINSADSLQLLSLKGIGPAFSKRILEYRNKLGGFYTKEQLLEVYGMDAERFEKVAPYVNVDESLIKRLDINKATFKELVNHPYLSYEQVKNIVNFREKVRPFKTNEELKHIELIDDAIFSKIANYLNPSPSQ from the coding sequence ATGTGGAAGGGGCTTAAAGAAATATTCAATTACAATAAAAAGCAACGCAACGGACTTTTGATTTTGATAGCTGTAGCCTTGGGTATTCAGCTATTCCTTTATTTCAGTGACATTTTTGTTGAGCCACTTCCTGAAGAAGATACAGCGCGCTTTGCCGCGGTGGTTAAAAATTGGGAGCGAGAAAAGGATTCGGTAGAAAATTACTCATCAACCAATGAAGTTGCACTTTTTGATTTTGACCCCAACATAGCAGATCGTGAGGAATTTGAAGCGCTGGGTTTACGTCCCTTTTTAGCAGAACGAATTATTAAGTACAGAAATAAAGGCGGGCAGTTTTATAAAAAAGAAGACCTTCTTAATATATATGGTATGGATTCGACTTGGTACAGTCAGTTGGCTCCGTATGTGGATATTGAAGGGGCGGAGCGGATAGAATCTTTTACCAAAAAGGAAAAGAAGCTAAACCTAAAACCGTTCAAGATCAATTCCGTTTCACAAGCCGAGTTGGAATCGTATAATATAAAGGAGTGGCAGGCCAAGCGCATTATTACCTTTCGGGAAAAGGTGCATCCTTTTAAAACTAAAGAAGAGCTTTTTAAAGTTTACGGTTTTGATTCCGCTTTTGTAAAAGAGCTGCTGCCTTTTGTGGTAATTGATGAGATGGAGGAGGAAAGCACTCCTACAGAAATGGTGAAAGTAGAAATCAATTCTGCTGATTCGCTACAGCTACTTTCCCTTAAGGGAATTGGTCCGGCATTTTCAAAGCGTATTTTGGAGTATCGAAATAAGCTGGGAGGATTTTATACCAAAGAGCAATTGCTGGAAGTGTATGGCATGGATGCGGAGAGATTTGAAAAAGTTGCTCCTTATGTAAATGTGGATGAGTCACTAATAAAAAGATTAGATATAAATAAGGCCACTTTTAAGGAGCTAGTGAATCACCCATACCTTAGCTATGAGCAGGTTAAGAACATTGTGAACTTCCGTGAGAAGGTGCGCCCATTCAAGACTAACGAAGAGTTAAAGCACATTGAGTTGATTGATGACGCAATATTCAGTAAAATTGCAAACTATCTAAACCCCTCACCCTCTCAGTAA
- a CDS encoding sodium-dependent transporter, with the protein MSTNKEAWGSRIGLILAMAGNAVGLGNFLRFPVQAVQNGGGAFIIPYLVCFVLMGIPILWIEWSMGRFGGKGGNHSTPFILDTMGKARFWKYFGVFGIFTNIAVASYYCYIESWTMSYVFHSISGTFTGMEQGAVADFFNTYLTIGKSTTGIPYEAVVFYVICLALNTYILSRGLKGVERAAKIGVPMLLIFGAFLAFRGLTLGTDGASAMHPDSNAWDGLNFLWTPQFDSLSNPTVWLAAAGQMFFTLSVGMGTVHCYASYIKSKDDIALNAVSAGFMNEFVEVVLGSLIVIPIAAGYLGIDWVKENAGFGMAFQTMPYLFDQWGSVISNLAGVFWFGLLFFAGITSSLAMGTPWMGFMQDEFSFSRKSAAWSFGLIILMFGLPTVLIYQVATNGVVDQIFFNEYDYWAGTMSLVVFATAEAVLFAWIFGMKRGWAELLSGSDMKVPVFFKYVMMYVTPLLLMAVFFGSLFLPQGGDWASAFSGLFSGNGWQLDNNSIILMLQNTGLKETMAAASNPEEIARLTQKINYVNAARGLLVSLFLGISILVYIAYLKRQKNLKTETI; encoded by the coding sequence ATGAGTACAAATAAAGAAGCCTGGGGTTCCAGGATAGGGCTGATTTTGGCAATGGCCGGAAATGCCGTAGGACTTGGAAACTTTCTTCGATTTCCTGTTCAAGCTGTTCAAAATGGAGGTGGCGCCTTCATTATTCCATATTTAGTTTGCTTTGTTTTAATGGGAATCCCAATCCTTTGGATAGAGTGGAGCATGGGGCGCTTTGGCGGCAAAGGAGGAAATCACAGTACTCCATTTATATTGGATACCATGGGTAAAGCCCGTTTTTGGAAATACTTTGGCGTGTTCGGTATTTTCACCAACATAGCCGTTGCTTCCTATTATTGTTACATCGAGTCATGGACAATGTCCTACGTTTTTCATTCCATTAGTGGCACCTTTACGGGAATGGAGCAGGGAGCCGTAGCCGATTTCTTCAACACCTATCTTACTATTGGTAAATCTACCACTGGCATACCTTATGAAGCGGTGGTTTTTTATGTGATCTGCTTGGCGCTGAATACCTATATATTATCAAGAGGACTAAAAGGAGTGGAGCGTGCCGCCAAAATAGGTGTGCCCATGTTGCTTATTTTTGGTGCTTTTCTCGCTTTTCGCGGATTGACCCTTGGCACGGATGGAGCTTCGGCCATGCACCCTGATTCCAATGCGTGGGACGGTCTTAACTTTTTGTGGACACCACAGTTTGACTCACTTTCCAACCCTACGGTATGGTTGGCGGCTGCGGGCCAAATGTTTTTTACGCTTTCAGTAGGAATGGGTACGGTGCATTGTTATGCTTCCTATATAAAGTCTAAGGATGATATTGCGCTCAACGCAGTATCGGCTGGTTTTATGAACGAATTTGTGGAAGTGGTTCTCGGTAGCCTTATTGTAATTCCTATCGCGGCTGGTTATTTGGGCATTGATTGGGTAAAGGAAAATGCAGGCTTTGGAATGGCGTTTCAAACCATGCCTTATTTGTTTGACCAATGGGGAAGCGTCATTAGTAATCTCGCAGGTGTCTTCTGGTTTGGACTTTTATTCTTTGCAGGAATCACATCTTCCTTAGCTATGGGTACACCATGGATGGGCTTCATGCAGGATGAATTTAGCTTTAGCAGAAAAAGTGCCGCGTGGTCTTTTGGCCTTATCATATTAATGTTTGGCCTACCCACGGTTTTAATTTATCAAGTAGCGACCAATGGGGTGGTGGACCAAATTTTCTTTAATGAATATGATTACTGGGCAGGCACCATGTCGTTGGTGGTTTTCGCTACAGCGGAAGCAGTGCTCTTTGCATGGATATTTGGAATGAAACGAGGCTGGGCAGAGTTGCTTTCTGGGTCAGATATGAAAGTGCCAGTATTCTTTAAATATGTAATGATGTACGTTACTCCTTTATTATTGATGGCCGTATTTTTTGGCTCGCTCTTTTTGCCGCAAGGCGGAGATTGGGCTTCAGCTTTTAGTGGATTGTTTTCGGGCAACGGCTGGCAATTGGATAATAACTCTATCATTTTGATGCTTCAAAACACAGGTCTGAAAGAAACCATGGCTGCAGCATCCAACCCTGAAGAAATCGCAAGATTGACTCAAAAAATAAATTATGTCAATGCCGCTCGGGGCTTGCTCGTTTCTCTCTTTTTAGGAATTAGTATCTTGGTGTACATCGCTTATCTCAAACGTCAAAAGAATCTTAAAACCGAAACAATATGA
- a CDS encoding FtsB family cell division protein, producing the protein MKKLRAKIDKIKQTRWFAIASNKFVLATVGFIIWMLFLDVNSYLIHHELNVEIDELEQSIEYYEAEISRDKKQLEELTSDPEKLEKFAREQYWMKKKGEEIYLVEEVEE; encoded by the coding sequence ATGAAAAAGCTCCGCGCCAAAATTGATAAAATAAAACAGACCCGATGGTTTGCTATCGCCAGCAACAAGTTTGTACTGGCCACAGTTGGTTTTATCATTTGGATGCTCTTTCTGGATGTCAACTCCTATTTAATTCACCATGAACTAAATGTGGAAATTGATGAACTGGAGCAAAGTATTGAGTACTACGAAGCCGAAATAAGCCGTGATAAAAAGCAACTTGAAGAACTTACTTCCGACCCCGAAAAGCTTGAAAAATTTGCCCGCGAGCAATACTGGATGAAAAAGAAAGGTGAAGAGATTTACTTAGTAGAAGAAGTGGAGGAGTAA
- a CDS encoding methylmalonyl-CoA mutase family protein gives MANTNLFEGFSPTTPDEWKAQIEKDLRGKSFDTLLSPTLDGITIEPFYHRAQTEVSGQPFKAMAKWDIVQELLVEDAKAANKLALDHLNRGATSLLFYCNADVDLNQLLDGIQIEYIRTNFVVEGDALALAESFKKLISARGLKKIEIAGSVNIDCLESIARTGNWLDSESNDFDRIKKLNEALPENIKGTCINTNLFANAGASLSQQLGISLSMMYEYIHRLELKSTQPFWINFAIGSDYFGEIAKLRAFRRLFTQLSQELGLPQEEAFIYAETAFRNKTILDAYNNMIRTTSESMAAAIGGANEISVKGFNHTFKEPDFFGERVAKNQQSMLEHESHVNAVNDISKGSYFIENLTEELAEKGWAFFKEIEKQGGYVEAMKNGWLQEQVELFAEAEQKAFDAQETVLIGANKHAKKDENLKEIIEYGMFTAKDKDTEIKRIVPRRLSEKLES, from the coding sequence ATGGCAAATACAAATCTGTTTGAGGGCTTCAGCCCCACTACCCCCGATGAGTGGAAAGCTCAAATTGAAAAAGACCTTCGCGGCAAAAGTTTTGACACCCTCCTATCTCCCACGCTTGATGGGATTACGATAGAACCATTTTATCACCGTGCACAAACTGAGGTTTCCGGTCAGCCCTTTAAGGCTATGGCCAAATGGGACATAGTACAAGAGCTATTGGTAGAAGATGCCAAAGCTGCCAATAAGCTTGCGCTGGATCACCTTAACCGCGGAGCAACTTCATTACTATTTTATTGCAATGCAGATGTAGATCTAAATCAGCTTTTGGACGGTATTCAAATTGAGTATATCCGCACCAACTTTGTGGTAGAAGGTGATGCTTTGGCTTTAGCCGAAAGTTTTAAAAAGCTTATTTCTGCAAGGGGACTAAAAAAAATTGAGATTGCCGGATCCGTAAATATAGACTGTCTCGAAAGCATTGCCCGCACGGGAAATTGGCTAGATAGCGAATCAAATGATTTTGATCGTATAAAAAAGCTAAACGAAGCTTTACCAGAAAACATAAAAGGTACTTGCATTAATACGAATCTTTTTGCCAACGCTGGTGCTTCATTAAGTCAGCAGTTGGGAATCTCTCTTTCTATGATGTATGAATACATTCATCGATTAGAATTAAAAAGCACACAGCCTTTTTGGATCAACTTTGCCATAGGTTCGGATTATTTTGGAGAAATAGCAAAACTACGCGCCTTCCGTAGATTGTTTACCCAACTGAGCCAAGAGCTGGGCTTACCTCAAGAGGAAGCTTTCATTTATGCCGAAACAGCCTTCCGCAACAAAACTATTCTTGACGCTTATAATAATATGATTCGCACCACCAGCGAAAGTATGGCTGCGGCTATTGGCGGGGCAAATGAAATTTCTGTAAAAGGATTCAATCACACTTTTAAAGAACCTGACTTTTTTGGAGAGAGAGTTGCCAAAAACCAACAAAGTATGTTGGAGCATGAAAGCCACGTGAATGCTGTAAATGATATTTCGAAAGGTTCCTACTTTATTGAAAACCTTACTGAAGAGCTAGCGGAAAAAGGTTGGGCATTTTTCAAAGAAATTGAAAAGCAAGGAGGCTATGTAGAAGCCATGAAAAATGGTTGGCTACAAGAGCAAGTTGAGCTTTTCGCGGAAGCGGAACAAAAAGCATTTGATGCTCAGGAAACCGTTTTGATTGGGGCTAACAAACACGCCAAGAAAGATGAAAACCTGAAAGAGATCATTGAATATGGAATGTTTACTGCGAAGGATAAAGACACGGAGATAAAAAGAATTGTGCCGAGAAGGTTGTCGGAAAAACTCGAGTCCTAA
- a CDS encoding YbaB/EbfC family nucleoid-associated protein: MFGKMGDMMGQLKDAQQKMEETKERLKSITMVEESNNGKIKVTISAAREIKDIHIDESLLQDTEELSDNLVLTLNKAMEKANNVNESEMQGAAAGMMNMPGMGNLFGK; this comes from the coding sequence ATGTTCGGAAAAATGGGAGATATGATGGGCCAACTAAAAGATGCCCAGCAAAAAATGGAAGAAACCAAGGAAAGGTTGAAATCTATTACCATGGTTGAAGAATCCAACAATGGAAAAATAAAAGTAACTATTAGTGCTGCTCGCGAAATAAAAGATATTCACATTGATGAAAGCCTTTTGCAGGACACAGAAGAGCTTAGCGATAACCTCGTGCTTACGCTGAATAAGGCTATGGAAAAAGCAAACAATGTAAACGAAAGTGAAATGCAGGGAGCTGCTGCCGGCATGATGAATATGCCGGGTATGGGAAACCTTTTCGGTAAATAA
- the scpA gene encoding methylmalonyl-CoA mutase: MKRHDFQNTNYSKSQAQETKSSATWNTPEEIKVPNQFSKVDFGKLTHLDYVAGLPPYLRGPYSTMYVSRPWTIRQYAGFSTAEESNAFYRRNLAAGQKGLSVAFDLATHRGYDSDHERVVGDVGKAGVAIDSVEDMKILFDQIPLDEMSVSMTMNGAVIPIMAFYIVAAEEQGVSPEKLSGTIQNDILKEFMVRNTYIYPPLPSMRIVADIFEYTKNNMPRFNSISISGYHMHEAGATADIELAYTLADGMEYIRTGMQAGLDIDDFAPRLSFFWGIGMNHFMEIAKMRAARMLWAKIVKSLGAKNPKSMALRTHSQTSGYSLTEQDPFNNVARTTIEAMAAVFGGTQSLHTNSLDEAIALPTDFSARIARNTQLIIQEELGVTRTVDPWGGSYYVEYLTDQLVEKAWKLIEEVEELGGMAKAIETGVPKMRIEEAAAKKQARIDSGKEWIIGVNAYKNEKDEEIELLEVDNAVVRQKQIERLESIRSTRDQQKVDANLKAITEAAKSGEGNLLALAVEAARHRATLGEISLAMEKAFDRYTATIRSISGVYSNEMKKDEKFEKAQQLADKFEAVEGRRPRIMIAKMGQDGHDRGAKVVATSFADLGFDVDIGPLFQTPAEAAKQAIENDVHLLGVSSLAAGHKTLVPQVIDELKKQGREDILVIAGGVIPQNDYKYLFEAGVVGVFGPGTVIAEAAARILEVMIEGRN; encoded by the coding sequence ATGAAAAGACACGATTTTCAAAATACAAACTATTCCAAATCACAGGCTCAGGAAACTAAGTCCAGTGCTACGTGGAATACCCCAGAAGAAATTAAAGTTCCAAATCAATTCTCCAAGGTAGACTTCGGAAAACTTACCCACCTGGACTATGTAGCCGGTTTACCGCCATACCTGCGTGGTCCCTACTCCACCATGTACGTTAGCCGCCCTTGGACCATCCGCCAGTACGCGGGCTTTTCAACAGCCGAGGAGAGTAATGCTTTTTACAGACGAAATCTGGCTGCCGGCCAAAAAGGACTTTCTGTAGCTTTTGACTTGGCCACACACCGTGGTTATGATTCCGACCATGAGCGCGTGGTGGGTGATGTGGGAAAGGCAGGTGTTGCCATCGACTCTGTGGAGGATATGAAGATTCTCTTTGATCAGATTCCTCTGGATGAAATGTCAGTATCGATGACCATGAATGGTGCTGTGATTCCAATTATGGCATTTTACATTGTTGCTGCTGAGGAGCAAGGAGTTTCTCCTGAAAAACTTTCTGGAACCATCCAGAATGATATTCTGAAGGAATTTATGGTGCGGAATACTTATATCTACCCACCACTTCCTTCCATGCGCATTGTGGCTGATATTTTTGAGTACACAAAAAACAATATGCCGCGCTTCAATAGTATTTCTATTTCGGGATACCACATGCATGAAGCTGGTGCTACAGCAGATATTGAACTAGCTTACACCCTTGCCGATGGAATGGAATATATCCGCACAGGAATGCAAGCTGGTTTAGATATTGACGACTTCGCTCCTCGCCTTTCCTTCTTTTGGGGAATTGGGATGAACCATTTTATGGAAATCGCCAAAATGCGTGCTGCACGCATGCTGTGGGCCAAAATTGTAAAAAGCCTTGGTGCTAAAAATCCAAAGTCGATGGCTTTGAGGACGCACTCACAAACTTCTGGATACAGTCTTACAGAGCAAGATCCATTTAACAATGTAGCTCGCACCACTATCGAAGCTATGGCTGCTGTTTTTGGTGGAACACAATCGCTGCACACCAACTCACTTGACGAAGCCATCGCACTTCCCACAGATTTTTCTGCGCGTATTGCTCGAAACACACAACTTATTATTCAGGAAGAGCTTGGCGTAACCCGCACCGTAGACCCTTGGGGTGGTTCTTATTATGTAGAATACCTCACCGATCAATTGGTAGAAAAAGCATGGAAGCTGATTGAAGAAGTGGAAGAACTTGGTGGCATGGCAAAAGCTATTGAAACCGGTGTCCCTAAAATGCGTATTGAAGAAGCTGCGGCCAAAAAGCAGGCCCGTATAGATTCTGGTAAAGAATGGATTATTGGTGTAAATGCTTATAAAAACGAGAAAGACGAAGAGATAGAACTACTTGAGGTAGACAATGCTGTGGTTCGTCAAAAGCAAATTGAAAGACTGGAAAGCATTCGTTCTACGCGTGATCAACAAAAAGTGGACGCAAACCTGAAAGCTATCACTGAGGCTGCCAAAAGTGGTGAAGGAAATCTTTTAGCTTTAGCTGTAGAAGCAGCTCGTCATAGAGCCACGCTTGGCGAAATAAGCCTGGCTATGGAAAAAGCTTTTGACCGCTACACCGCCACTATCCGTTCTATTTCTGGTGTATATTCCAATGAAATGAAGAAAGACGAAAAGTTTGAAAAGGCGCAACAACTAGCCGATAAATTTGAAGCAGTAGAAGGAAGGCGCCCTAGAATTATGATTGCCAAAATGGGACAAGATGGCCATGACCGTGGTGCTAAAGTAGTAGCTACTTCTTTTGCTGACCTTGGCTTTGATGTAGACATAGGGCCCCTTTTCCAAACTCCGGCAGAAGCAGCCAAGCAAGCCATAGAAAATGATGTGCATTTATTGGGTGTTTCATCACTCGCTGCCGGCCACAAAACTTTGGTACCTCAGGTTATTGATGAATTAAAAAAACAAGGAAGAGAAGATATTTTGGTGATTGCAGGAGGAGTAATTCCTCAAAACGATTACAAGTATCTTTTTGAGGCAGGAGTAGTTGGCGTCTTCGGTCCAGGAACTGTTATTGCTGAGGCTGCTGCTCGAATTTTGGAGGTAATGATTGAGGGGAGAAATTAG